Proteins encoded within one genomic window of Prauserella marina:
- a CDS encoding LLM class flavin-dependent oxidoreductase, which produces MPSTTTRHQPVSFGVRFPPCTSAREVAEAVALSERKGFDTAWIADSQLLWRDVFATMALAADRTEHIRLASAVTNFVTRHPSVVASAANTLNELAPGRVLLGVGTGDSSVKPLGMRPSRLAEMREAISTTRTLLAGEQRDFGNRRASLRDAAGEVAIHIAASGPRSLGMAGEVADGVLTLAGISPETVAGTWKSVEDGAAKAGRAMSELDFTVGAFCKITDDIERDAAILKPICLHLASIGAQDYLRIAGIDLEPPPAIPEVYPDMVHAEDWDLAVEKASRYVTDDMAVRFSRAFCLFGTVEEILDRIRAAIDLGATGFYLRHVGNYTLPLEVIETFGDEIIPRFTTGTVGGMS; this is translated from the coding sequence ATGCCTTCCACCACCACGCGCCACCAGCCTGTCTCCTTCGGAGTGCGGTTTCCGCCGTGCACTTCGGCACGCGAGGTCGCCGAGGCCGTGGCGCTGAGCGAACGCAAGGGATTCGACACCGCCTGGATCGCCGACTCCCAGTTGTTGTGGCGGGACGTGTTCGCCACGATGGCGCTTGCCGCCGACCGGACCGAGCACATCCGGCTCGCCTCGGCTGTCACGAACTTCGTGACCAGGCATCCCAGTGTCGTCGCCTCCGCGGCCAACACGCTGAACGAACTGGCTCCCGGCAGGGTGCTGCTCGGTGTCGGGACGGGGGACAGTTCGGTCAAACCACTCGGCATGCGCCCCAGCAGGCTCGCCGAGATGCGGGAAGCCATCTCCACCACGCGCACCCTGCTCGCGGGTGAGCAGCGCGATTTCGGAAACCGGCGGGCAAGTCTGCGGGACGCGGCGGGTGAGGTCGCCATCCACATCGCGGCGAGCGGCCCGCGATCGCTCGGTATGGCAGGCGAGGTCGCCGACGGGGTGCTCACCCTCGCCGGGATCTCACCCGAAACCGTTGCGGGGACCTGGAAATCGGTCGAGGACGGAGCCGCGAAGGCAGGCCGGGCCATGTCCGAACTGGACTTCACGGTCGGCGCCTTCTGCAAGATCACCGACGACATCGAACGTGACGCCGCGATCCTCAAACCAATCTGCCTGCACCTGGCGAGTATCGGCGCGCAGGACTATCTGCGGATCGCCGGGATCGACCTGGAACCGCCGCCCGCGATTCCCGAGGTCTACCCGGACATGGTGCACGCGGAGGACTGGGATCTCGCCGTCGAGAAGGCATCCCGCTATGTCACCGACGACATGGCGGTGCGGTTCTCGCGGGCGTTCTGCCTTTTCGGCACCGTCGAGGAGATCCTCGACCGCATCAGGGCGGCCATCGATCTCGGTGCCACCGGCTTCTATCTGCGTCACGTCGGAAACTACACGCTACCGCTGGAAGTGATCGAGACCTTCGGCGACGAGATCATCCCTCGGTTCACCACCGGCACCGTGGGGGGCATGTCGTGA
- a CDS encoding ArsR/SmtB family transcription factor — MATDPLSITFAALADPTRRTILARLMEGPATVKELSEPFEMTGPAISKHLRVLERAGLITRGREAQWRPCLLDAGPLREVTEWAEPYRRFWDASYARLDNYLRDLQAKDENHGE; from the coding sequence ATGGCGACCGACCCACTGAGCATCACCTTCGCGGCACTGGCCGATCCGACCCGCCGGACGATCCTCGCCCGGCTCATGGAAGGGCCCGCGACCGTGAAGGAACTGTCGGAACCGTTCGAGATGACCGGGCCCGCGATCTCCAAACATCTGCGGGTACTCGAAAGGGCCGGCCTCATCACGCGAGGGCGCGAAGCCCAATGGCGGCCGTGTCTACTGGACGCGGGACCGCTGAGGGAGGTCACCGAATGGGCGGAGCCCTACCGCAGGTTCTGGGACGCCTCCTACGCACGGCTCGACAATTATCTGCGCGATTTACAGGCAAAGGACGAGAATCATGGCGAATGA
- a CDS encoding FadR/GntR family transcriptional regulator has translation MSQLTGWDEVGTGSGLAGSLSRRPLPDVIAERITATIANGSLKPGQRLPSEPELARQLQVGRTSLREALRQLSTLGVIEVIRGKGTFVREPPADDPTTQYVRWSVAKGFALTELLEVRIGLETTAAGLACVRATDEELAELQALRRAHDIAATDQVGQLVKTDEDLHDAIIQAAHNTVLTSMYQPLVPEMSEFRHRTLSLPKAKQRSDDHGYIVDAISRRDPVAARQAVAGHLWIFYQEVRAVAQPTGALMPDSVDTFI, from the coding sequence ATGAGTCAACTGACAGGATGGGACGAGGTCGGCACTGGCAGCGGGCTGGCGGGCTCGCTCTCCCGGCGCCCCCTCCCCGACGTCATCGCCGAGCGCATCACGGCGACGATCGCCAACGGTTCACTCAAGCCTGGGCAACGGCTGCCCTCCGAGCCGGAACTGGCCCGGCAGCTCCAGGTGGGGCGCACTTCGCTGCGCGAAGCCCTCCGGCAACTCTCGACCCTCGGCGTCATCGAGGTCATCCGGGGCAAGGGCACGTTCGTACGCGAACCACCCGCCGACGACCCGACCACGCAGTACGTCCGGTGGAGCGTCGCCAAGGGGTTCGCGCTGACGGAACTGCTCGAAGTCAGGATCGGACTTGAGACGACGGCAGCGGGACTGGCCTGCGTGCGCGCCACCGACGAGGAGCTGGCGGAGCTCCAGGCCCTGCGCAGAGCGCACGACATCGCCGCGACCGACCAGGTCGGCCAGCTCGTCAAGACCGACGAGGACCTGCACGACGCCATCATCCAGGCGGCCCACAACACCGTACTGACCAGCATGTATCAACCCCTGGTCCCGGAAATGTCCGAGTTCCGGCATCGCACGCTGAGCCTGCCCAAAGCGAAGCAGCGATCCGACGACCACGGCTACATCGTCGACGCGATCAGCCGCCGCGACCCCGTCGCCGCACGACAGGCCGTCGCGGGGCATTTGTGGATCTTCTACCAGGAGGTCAGAGCGGTCGCGCAGCCGACGGGCGCCCTCATGCCCGACAGCGTCGACACCTTCATCTGA